TCGTTCGCCGGCGGCCTGCCTTCGCCGGTCACCTTCCCGGTCGAGGCGATCCAGGCGGCGTGCGCCCGCGTGTTCGCGGACAATCCGCAGGCCGCCTTGCAGTACGGTCCGACCGAGGGGCTGTCCGCGCTGCGTGAATGGATTGCCCAGCGTCATGGCACCACGGCTGCGCGTGTGCTCATCACGACCGGATCGCAGCAGGGGCTGGACCTGCTGGGCAAGGTGTTCATCGACCCGCAAAGCAAGGTCCTGGTGGAAACGCCCAGCTATCTGGGTGCCCTGCAATCGTTCTCGCTGTTCGAGCCGGCGTACACGTCGGTGCCCAGCGATGACAAGGGCCTGCTGCCCGAAGCGCTCACGCCCGAGCTGACTGCCGGCGCGCGCTTCTTCTACACCATCCCGAACTTCCAGAACCCGACCGGCCGCCGCCTGCCGCTGGAGCGCCGCCAGGCCCTGGTGGCCCGCGCAAAGGAACTCGGCGTGCTGCTGATCGAAGACGATCCGTACGGCGAGCTGAGCTATACCGGCGATGCCCTGCCGTCGCTGCGCTCGCTCAATCCGGACGGCGTGGTCTACATGGGATCGTTCTCGAAGATCCTGGCGCCGGGCATGCGCCTGGGCTACATCATCGCCCCCGAGTCCATCCACTTCAAACTCGTGCAGGCCAAGCAGGCCGCCGACCTGCACACGCCCAGCTTCACGCAGCGCGTGGCCTACGAAGTGCTGAAGACCGGCCTGCTCGACACCCATATCCCGACCATCCGCGCCCTGTACAGCAAGCAGTGCGAGGCGATGCTGGATGCGCTCGAACGCCACATGCCGGCCGGCGTGCACTGGAACCGCCCGGAAGGCGGCATGTTCGTCTGGGTGGAAGTGCCGGAAGGCATCGACACCATGGCGCTGCTGGAAAAGGCGGTCGCGCGCAACGTGGCCTTCGTGCCGGGCGCGCCGTTCTATGCCAACGCGCCGCGCCGCAACACCCTGCGCCTGGCCTTCGTGACGGTGTCGCCGGAACGCATCGAGCAGGGTGTCACGGTGCTGGGCGACCTGATCCGCGCCGAGATCGCGGCGCTCACGCCCAAGGCCGCGTAATTCGCGCACGCTGTTTTCAGCAACCGCCAACCAACAGGAGCCGACGTCGATGCTGCGGATCTGGGGAAGACTCTCTTCGGTCAACGTGCAGAAAGTGGTCTGGTGCGCGCACGAGCTGTCGCTGGACCACGAGCGCATCGATGTCGGCGGCGCCTTCGGCGGGCTCGACACGCCCGAGTACCGGGCCATGAATCCGAACGGCATGATTCCCGTCATTGAAGACGGCATCAACGGAATCGACGGCGAGCGCTTCGTGCTGTGGGAGTCCAACGCCATCGTGCGCTACCTCTGCGCGCGCTACGGCCCGGGCACGCTCTACCCGCTGGAACTGCACGAACGCGCCGATGCCGACCGCTGGATGGACTGGCAGACCACCACCTTCAGCCCGTCGATGGTGGACGCCTTCCTGCAGCTCGTGCGCACACCGGAAGACCAGCGCGACCCGGCGCGCATCGAACGCTCGCGGCTCGCGGCCGAGCGCACCACCGCCATTCTCGACGCGGTGCTGGCCAAGCAGCCTTACGTGGCCGGCCACCGCTTCACCATGGCCGACATCGCCTGCGGCTGCGCGGCGCACCGCTGGCTCGGCCTGCCGCTGGAACGCCCCGCCCGCCCGCACCTGGAGCGCTGGATGGCGGAACTGCGCGACCGTCGCGCGGCGCAGGCCGTCCTGGCGCTGCCGCCGGCTTGACCCCACCCTTCCCTCGCCGATGCCCGGCAACTTCGATACGGACGGCTACGC
The sequence above is drawn from the Ralstonia solanacearum K60 genome and encodes:
- a CDS encoding glutathione S-transferase family protein, with protein sequence MLRIWGRLSSVNVQKVVWCAHELSLDHERIDVGGAFGGLDTPEYRAMNPNGMIPVIEDGINGIDGERFVLWESNAIVRYLCARYGPGTLYPLELHERADADRWMDWQTTTFSPSMVDAFLQLVRTPEDQRDPARIERSRLAAERTTAILDAVLAKQPYVAGHRFTMADIACGCAAHRWLGLPLERPARPHLERWMAELRDRRAAQAVLALPPA
- a CDS encoding PLP-dependent aminotransferase family protein yields the protein MDHSACTFSRRAQQLTSSAIREILKITERPEVISFAGGLPSPVTFPVEAIQAACARVFADNPQAALQYGPTEGLSALREWIAQRHGTTAARVLITTGSQQGLDLLGKVFIDPQSKVLVETPSYLGALQSFSLFEPAYTSVPSDDKGLLPEALTPELTAGARFFYTIPNFQNPTGRRLPLERRQALVARAKELGVLLIEDDPYGELSYTGDALPSLRSLNPDGVVYMGSFSKILAPGMRLGYIIAPESIHFKLVQAKQAADLHTPSFTQRVAYEVLKTGLLDTHIPTIRALYSKQCEAMLDALERHMPAGVHWNRPEGGMFVWVEVPEGIDTMALLEKAVARNVAFVPGAPFYANAPRRNTLRLAFVTVSPERIEQGVTVLGDLIRAEIAALTPKAA